In one window of Serinus canaria isolate serCan28SL12 chromosome 18, serCan2020, whole genome shotgun sequence DNA:
- the SEPTIN9 gene encoding septin-9 isoform X5 — MTDAPRDAGPKQAAPARPDKPAADFGYVGIDAILEQLRRKAMKQGFEFNIMVVGQSGLGKSTLINTLFKSKISRKSVQPTAEERIPKTIEIKSITHEIEEKGVRMKLTVIDTPGFGDHINNENCWQPIMKFINDQYEKYLQEEININRKKQIPDTRVHCCIYFIPATGHSLRPLDIEFMKRLSKVVNIVPVIAKADTLTLEERDYFKQRIMADLLANGIDVYPQKEFDEDSEDRLVNEKFREMIPFAVVGSDQEYQVNGRRILGRKTKWGTIEVENTTHCEFAYLRDLLIRTHMQNIKDITSNIHFEAYRVKRLNEGQSSLSNGVADKELVANEM; from the exons ATGACGGACGCTCCGCGCGATGCCGGCCCCAAGCAGGCGGCGCCGGCGCGGCCGGACAAGCCGGCTGCCGACTTCGGCTACGTGGGCATTGACGccatcctggagcagctgaggaggaaagCCATGAAACAGGGCTTCGAGTTCAACATCATGGTTGTGG GTCAGAGTGGCTTAGGGAAATCCACGTTAATCAACACTCTCTTCAAATCCAAGATCAGCCGGAAATCTGTCCAGCCAACTGCTGAGGAGAGGATCCCCAAGACCATTGAAATCAAATCCATCACTCACG AGATTGAGGAGAAGGGGGTTCGCATGAAGCTGACAGTCATCGACACGCCGGGCTTTGGGGACCACATCAACAACGAGAACTG ctggcagcccatCATGAAGTTCATCAACGACCAGTACGAGAAGTACCTGCAGGAGGAGATCAACATCAACAGGAAGAAGCAGATCCCCGACACGCGGGTGCActgctgtatttatttcatcCCAGCCACGGGCCACTC gctCCGGCCGTTGGACATCGAGTTCATGAAGCGCCTGAGCAAAGTGGTCAACATTGTCCCGGTGATCGCCAAAGCCGACACGCTAACGCTGGAGGAGAGGGACTACTTCAAACAACGG ATAATGGCTGATCTCCTGGCCAATGGCATCGATGTGTACCCCCAGAAGGAGTTTGATGAGGACTCTGAAGATCGGCTGGTGAACGAGAAATTCCGG GAAATGATCCCATTTGCAGTGGTGGGCAGTGACCAGGAGTACCAGGTGAACGGAAGAAGAATTCTTGGGAGGAAGACCAAGTGGGGCACCATTGAAG TGGAGAACACAACACACTGTGAGTTCGCCTACCTGCGGGACCTCCTCATCAG gacacacaTGCAGAACATCAAGGATATTACCAGCAACATCCACTTTGAAGCCTACAGGGTGAAGAGGCTGAACGAGGGCCAGAGCTCTCTGTCCAACGGCGTGGCTGACAAGGAGCTGGTGGCCAACGAAATGTAA